The genomic region CGAAATGTTGACCATCCATCTGCTTGGGCACAGTTACCTTGCCAAAGACGGCAAACCTGTTAATGCGTCGGTCAAGGCGGTGGCACTCCTGATCTACCTCACGCTGCAGCGCCGCCCGCAGCACCGCGAACACTTGGCCGAACTGATGTGGAATACCCCGGACGCCCTGCGGAATTTGCGAGTAGAACTGCACCGCCTGCGACACCTTGAGCTGGACTTGTTTCCGTCTCACCAACCGCTGCTCGAGGCCGCCTTGCCCACCGACCTCGACCGCTGGCTGCGCGAGGCCGATCATCTGCCCGATTCGCGCCTCGGCGAGTGGCTGTCGCAGGGCAGCGGGTTGCCGCTGAGTGGACTGGAAGACCTGGGTTCCACCGAATTCCGCGAGTGGGTCGACAGCCAGCGGTGGGTGATCAGTCAGGAGGTCGAGGCCGCCTTTTCGCGGGTGTATGCCCGTTCGGTGCAAAATGGGCGCCTGGCGGCGGCGGGCCTGATTCGGGCGCGGGCCGACCAACTGGGGATGCAGCTGCACATTACGCCTGCACCCAGCCGCACCACAGGCAGCGTGAAATTTGAGCGCACCGAACTGACCCGGCGATTCCGGCAGCTGCTGGAGCGCGCCAGAGAAACGCCGCAACTGGTGATCCTGAGTGGCCGCAGCAGCGAGGGCAAACGCGAACTGCTTCAGGGCGCGGTGGCGGGCAGCGATTGGCAAGCCCTTCAGATGCAGGCGTCGCCGCACCCGGAGTTGCAGCGGGCGGCCTTTTTGCACCAATTGATGCGCCTGCTGCCCCCCGAACGGCACGCCGAAGCCCACGCTCTACTGGCGCAACCCGGCCACCGCGAAGAAGATCTGGTGCGGGCATGGACGCTGGTGGCAGCCACCGGGAATCCGCTGGTGATCGCCATTCACGATATCGGACAGGCCACACCGTTTCTGACCACCAGCATGCAGTTCGCCATGAACTTACCCAGCAGCCTGATGCTGGTGCTGTCGCCGTCTTCGGCAGATGAGCAACACGCCCTGCGGGACGCACTGGGCACGGTAGACCGCTCACGGCTGCATCATCTGGAGTTGCCTGCGCTGGCGGTGCATGAAGTGATGGACGCCGTGAGCGAGCGCCAACAACTGCTGAGCGCCGACCAACGTCGCGCTTACGCCACCCGCGTGGTGCAGCAATCCGACGGCCTTGATCTGCATGCCCGCGCACTGATTGAGGCCGATCTGGACTTGCCCGGCACGCGCCTGCCGCTGCCCGCCGGGGTGCGCGACGCCCTGCTGGGGGAACTCGGCACACTGCCGCCCGCATTCCGGGGCGCACTGGCCCGCCTGAGCCTGATGTACGGCCCGCTGGATTCGGCGGTGGCCCGCGTACTGCTGGGATCAGACGCCCCGGCAGTGTTGGCTCAGGCCGCCGCGCTGGGCCTGCTGACCACCGCCGCACCCGAAGAAACAGTAAGGATGCCGGGGCTGGTGTATCAGGCGAGCGACCTGGAGGACGGCCTGTGCTTTGCCAGTGAACTCTTGCGGGTGGCACTGGCCGGAACCCTCAGCAGCAGCGAACGCCGGGAACTGCGGACGGTGCTGGCGGCGCACCATTTACCACTTCAGCCAGCGCTGGCACGGTACTACGCGGCGCGGGCAGGGCTAAACGACCTGGCGGCCCAGGCTGAAGCGGCTCAGGCTGACCTGGAGCGGGCCAGCGCTCAACTCGCAGCCCCAGTGAGCCACCCTGCTGCCCAAGTCTCGGCCTCGGCAGTGGCCCCGGCCCGCCGCGCCGCCGATCCCTGCCAGAACGAACCGGGGGACATGCCGCTCACACGCACCGAACGCCGCACCAGCAACGGCTACCGCGTCGCCACCGAGCGCGGCCAGCTTCAGATTCTCAGAAACGGGCTGTATGCCCAGCCGCCGCTGCTGCGCCTGCTGTGGCCTGCCGTACCTGCGGGCAACTGGGACATGGTGGCGCGCCTGGACGTACAAAACAGCGCCGCCGAACTGGAACGCACGGACTCTTCTTACGCCTTTGCCATTCGGGTCGGCGGCGGCCCCCAAGTCGTGTACACCCAACACGCCGCCTGCGAGCTGACACAGGGCCAGCACCTCGGCGCACAGGTGCCGTTGGGCTGCTGGTTCGCGCTGGCCGGAACCGGAGACGGCGGCCCGCTGGAACTGAGCGTGAAATCGCTGGACATCGCCCTGACCATTGCCGCGTGGCGCTGGAACGGCCTGACCGTGGTACCTCTGCAACAGGCAAACAGCACAGGGCAACTGGCGGGGCGGGCAGCAGTGGCAGGGTAAGCCAAACGAACGTGCGAGCTGCGTCCCCGTCCCAACACCTTATACCGCCCTTAAAGCATTTGTCCGAATTACAGCGTCACAAAAAAGACTCCTGACGCTTCCATTCTCCCAAATCCTTGCTGAAATTCACTCACTTCGTTCGGTCAAAACAAACAACTCTTTTGACAAATGCTCTAGTCCGTCCCACCCACTGCACCCCCCACCCAAACCGGGCAGAATCAGGACATGACCTCGCCCGCCCTAGACGCTGCCATTCAGAAGGGACGCAAACTGATTCACCTGTACCGCCGGGGCGTGGGCGGCGAGCGCCAGAATGCGGGACGTTTGCTGCTGGCGCACCTCCGGACGCACGACCTGACCCTGTACGACCTCGATCCCAGCCTACCCGTGTCTCAGGAGATGGCGGCGCTGGATTCTTGGCGCGAAACGGCCTCCCTGATGACCCGGTTGGGTACGACGGAGCAAGACGAAGTACTGACACAACTGGTAGACGCCGAGGATTTGACGGACGCCGAGTTGCTGAAACTGCTGGACGCCGTAGACCTGAACAAGTTGGCCGAGGTTCGCGCTGATGGCTGGGCCTACACGCACGACGCCGACCCGGAGCAGTATCGTCAGGCTGCCCGCACTATTCGGCCCGCCGACGTGCTGGCCCAATCCGGATCGTTGGCCCGCAGGATGCAGGACGCCACCGTTTCCGCGCACTTTCGCCTGACCCACCCTGAACGCCAGATTCGCGCCAGCGGCCCCGTGCAGCAACGCTTTGTGTTGGGGCTGGTGCGCGGCCTGACCGGACAGCCCGGCGAAGTGACCGAAACAGGCGTGCGGGCGTACTTGGATGTAGAACAGCTGTCGCGCCTGCGGGCACTGCTGTCTCAGTACGGCGGGCAGGCTGAAGAATCGGCTTTACGGGCCGCCGAAAATCTGGGGCGGGAATTGGGGCAGGCGGGGTAACCAACCGAACCTCCTTCCCAGCCTGACAAATTAAAGATAAATTAACGTGCATCACTGTCTGAACTCCTTGTTCCGGCACTGCCGATCATCCTTTCCCCTAACCCCAACGAGATGCCTATGACAACTGCCCGCCCCACCACTGCCCTGCCCAGAGTTCTATTCACCAAAAATTTCAGCGTGACTTCTGCGCAATTGACGGCGCTGGAAGGCGCTCCTTATGAAGTCTGGGCCAGCCACACCGACCCCGATCACGGGATGTTGGCCGCCGCGCCGTACACCTTTTTGGAACCTAAAGGGCTGCTGGGCGACGACTACGCCGCGTGGCTGCTGGCCGCCTGCACCGAACGGGGCATCGGAGTGGTGGTTCCCGGCAAGGAGCGCGAGCGGTTGGGGCACTGGCAACCCGCCTTTGCCGAGGCCGGAATTGCCCTGATCGTGCCCGCAGATGAGGCCACGCAGCGGCACCTGGAACGCAAAGACGAATTTTTGCGGGCTTGGGACACTGCTATTTTGCCCATTCCGCGGTGGACGACGTTTGAAGATTCCGCCAGCTTTGAAGACGGCTTGAAAGCACTCAAGTTAGACGGCGTGCGCCTGTGCGTCAAGCCTGCGCGGGGGATTTATGCCAGCGGGTTCCGGGTGCTGATGGAGCGGCCCGACCTGAATTCCTTTCTGAAGGGCGAGCTGTACCAGATGAGCGTGGCGGCGGCGCGGGAAATGTTTGCGAGTGGTGAATTGCCTACCATGCTGCTGATGCACACGCTGGAAGGCGCGGAACGCAGCATCGACTGTGTGGCGTGGCAGGGCCGCCTGATTCGCGCGGTGGTGCGCCGCAAAGGGGAGCATGGGCAGCGCCTGGAACACCGCCCCGACTTGGTGGCCGCCGCCCAGAAGATTGCCCAGACGTACAACCTCAGCGGCATCTTCAATTTTCAGACCAAAGACGACGGCTTGCGCGTGCCACACATGCTGGAAATCAATGCACGGGCATCAGGCGGCCTGCGCTACAGCATGGCAGCAGGCATCAATTTTCCGCGCCTGTTGCTGGATGCAGCCACAGGAACGCTGAACTGGAACACCCTCCCAGCCGTTCGCACGGGCCTCAGCGTGGCCGAGGACAAAGTGGTGCGCGTGATGGGCACGGCGGAATTGGCCGAACCTGAAGTGGAGTTAGGATGACGGTCAGCCCAGAGTTGAACATGCAAGAAGTCGTTTTGCCGAGTGGCACGCTGAAGCTGAGGCTAGAGGCGGCCACCGCGCCGCTGAACGACCTGCTGACCTACGCCGTGCGCCGCAACCCTAAACGCGGTTTCCTGTTCGTGAGCCGGGTGCTGGGCAAGCACATTCCGATTGCGCCGGACGTGGCGGCCCGCACTTACCGCACGCTGGTTGCTGCGTTGCCTCCCTTGCACGCGCCGCATTTCATCGGGCTGGCGGAAACGGCCACCGCGCTGGGCGAGGGTGTGTTTCGGGCGTGGTTGGAGGCGACTCCGGGCAAAACCGGCACGTTTCAGCACACCACGCGCTACCACACACAAGCTCCGCTGCTGCTGCGCTTCGATGAACCCCACTCGCACGCGCCCGCACACCTGGTCTACGATCCCGGCCCCGCAGCACGCGCCGCAACGGAATTGGTGCTGGTAGACGATGAACTGTCTACCGGAACAACCCTGCAAAACCTGGCCACCGCCTGGCTGGAACTGCATCCACACGTGTCACGGGTGGTCTTGGTCAGCCTGACCGACTGGTGCCCCCGCCGCCGCGAACTGGCCGAGTCGCTTGGTGTGCCTGTGGATTTCGTGAGTCTGACACGCGGCGAATTCTCGTTTGCACCCGATCTGACCTGGCAACCTGCCGCCCTGCCTGCGGTGGTGGGCAACGGAGCCGACAAAACGGCGTTGCTGTCTGCCCAGAGCGCCCGCTACGGCCACCTGACCGACTCACCCACGCTGAATACTCTGGGCCTCACCGTTCACCCCACAGACCGCGTGCTGGTGCTGGGAACCGGGGAATATCAGTATCCGGCGTTCGCTCTGGCACAGCAGATTGCGCCCAGGGTTGCCTCTTGCCTCTGGAACGCCACCACCCGCAGTCCAATTCTGCCGGGGCTAGCGATTCTGCACACCCTGACATTTGCCGACAACGTGTCAGACGGGATTTCCAACTACGTGTACAACGTAGACCCCGGCGCCTATAGCCGGATTCTGGTGGGCTATGAGGGCGCGTGTCTGCCCGATCCGGCGCTGATGGCGGCGCTGGGGCCACACGCGCAGGCCGTGAGGCTCAGCCCATGACCAGTCCACAAACGAACACTATCGTCGCTTTTGCCGATCTGGACGACACTTTATTTCAGACGCTCCGCAAGTTGCCGGGTGTTGACCCAGATACGCTGACGCCCGCCACCGTAAATACTCGCGGTGAGGTGCACTCGTTCTGCACGCCCGCACAGGCCGAACTCTTGCGGCGGCTGGCCTGCGGCGGCGTCACCGTGATTCCGGTCACCGGGCGCGATCTGGCGGCGATGGCCCGCGTGACCCTGCCGTTTACCTCCTGGCGAATCGTGGATCATGGCCTGACGCTGGTTGCGCCGGGCGGAGAAGTGGACGCGGAATGGGCCGGGCATGTGCGCGAACGGTTGCACGACTTGCAGGACGCTCTGACTGCCGCCACCGCCCACTTAGAGGCTTACGCTGCCCGCCTCGGCTGCCGCCTGACCCGCCATCATGCCCACGACCTGCCGTTTATGACCGTGCTGAAGCATCCCGATGCCCACGCTGAGGCGTTGGAAGAGCTGCAAGTGCGCTGGGAAGCCTTTTTGACAGATCAGGGAGTAGAGAGCCTGAAAATTATCGCCAACGCCAACAACGTCAGTGTGCTGCCGCGTTCGCTGGGCAAGCTGGAAGCCGTGCAGCACCTTCGCCAGCGGCACTTCCCCGACGCCGTGTTGACCCTTGGCCTGGGCGACAGCCTCAGCGACCTGGCCTTTATGAGTGCCTGCGATTTTGCGGTCACGCCCCCCAGAGGCCAAATCCTCCGGGCGGTGAATGCGGCCAACTTGCCTCAGCGGTAGCCTGTCAAATGATTTTCTAGATTCAAACGTTGCTGGGCTGACAAACTCACTTCAAAATCAATCAACCTCATCCATTCGCCCCACATGATTTGCCCGCATGCTGAATCGCTGCCACAGTTGCCTGGAGACGTTGCCCCATGACTATTCCCCATTCTCGATTGAAGCTTGCATGACGCCAAAACCTGACACCCTGTTGACCCCCTCCACTCTGGCCCATACGCTTCCCGCTGCCGACGCAGAGGTACATCTGCGGGCCGCTCAGCCCCACCTGGTCAGCGTGCAGGAGAAAGAAACCCTGCTGCGGGCGGGGGTGTCGTATGGCACGCTGCTGACGCCTGAGGGCGTGCCCACCGAGGTTCAGACGGCGGCCTACCGCGCAGCACTGATCCGCAACGGTGAGCGAGTGGGGGCGCTGTTGGCGAGCCTCACGGCAGAAATTCTGGCGACTTATTCGCAGCCTGTCCTAGTTTCGCTGGCCCGCGCCGGAACCCCGGTGGGCTGTGCCATGCGCCGTTTGGCCCGCCGCTGGGGGTCGGAGTTGCCGCACCACACGCTCAGTATCATTCGGGGCAGTGGCATAGATGGCGTGGCCCTGCAAGCGGTACGCCGCCAGCATCCACACGGGCAACTGATTTTTGTGGACGGCTGGACGGGCAAAGGCAGCATTTACGAAGCGCTAGTCGGCAGCCTGCCCGCCGATATCCCCACCCGCCTCGCCGTGCTGAGCGACCCGGCAGGCGTGGCCCTGCACGCCGCCACACACGACGATTTGCTGCTGCCCCACGCGGCGCTGAATGCCAGTGTGTGCGGACTCCTGAGCCGGACTTTTGTGACGGAAGAAGGCGGCCTACACGCGGCGCGGATAGAGGAACAGTTGCGCGGGCACGACCACACGGCAGAATATTTAGAGGCGCTGGACACGCTCACCACCCCATTCACGCTGGAATTTCACTTGCCTGTTGGCCCGCGCCCGCAGCGGCCTTACGATAGGGTCACTGCTTTGGCCGCCACGTTGGGCGTGACCGATCCGCATTTGGTCAAGCCGAGTGTGGGCGAGGCCACGCGGGTTTTTCTGCGCCGCCAGCCTGCACACCTGATGCTGCGGGAAGCAGAACATCCCGATACGCTGCACCTCCAAGCACTGGCAGAGGCCGCGCAGGTTCCCGTCAGCATTCACCCCACCTTGCCCTACCTCGCCGCTGCCTTGATTGCTGCTGCCCTGATCCACCCCGGAGGCTCCTGATGCCTGTGCTGATCCCTGTTTCAACCCTTGATCCGTGGGCATTGGGAGCCAGTTTGTATGCTCCGGCCACCCGTGACGACCTCGTGCAGCTCGGCACCGACAAATACCCGCACCTGAGCAGCCTGATCTACTGCACCGAGGACGCCGTGCGCGAGGAAGATGTGCCGCGTGCGCTGGCGAATCTGACCCTTGCCCTCCCCGATCTGCCCCCCATCGTCACTGCTCTCTCTGGCACGGGTGCATCCAGGACTGGCCCCCTGCGCCTGATCCGCGCCCGCAACCCGGAAGTGCTGGCGCAACTGCTGACACTGGATTTGCGCGGCATCAGCGGCTTCGTGCTGCCCAAAACGCACGACGGCAATCTGGCCTCCTACATGCGCCTGCTGAACCGTGAGGAACACGCGCACTTGTCGGTGCTGCTGACCTTGGAAACCCGCGAGGCGCTGAGTGAGCACCGCATGGCCTGCCTGCGCGACCTGATTTTTCAGGAAAGCTGGCAGCACCGGATCGCCTGCCTGCGTATTGGCGGCAACGACCTGATGCACGCGCTGGGAGTGCGCCGCACGCCGGGCCGCACTCTGTACGAAGGCCCGCTGGAACGGGTCATCAGCATGCTGATCGGCGTCTTCAAGCCCTACGGTTTTATGCTCTCCAGCCCCGTCTACGAGGTGTTTGAAGACCTGACGACGCTGGCCCGCGAGGTGCAGCAAGACCTTGAATATGGCCTGTCGGGCAAAACGATTATTCATCCGGTGCAGCTGAGTACCGTGCTGAACGGCTACCGCGTCACCGAGGGCGACCTGCAAGAAGCGCATGCGATTCTGGCCGAGGACGCGCCCGCCGTCTTTAAGATGAATGGCCGGATGTGCGAGCCTGCCACCCACAGCCGTTGGGCGCACGACATCCTGATTCGCGCCGAGCGCTACGGCACCCTCCCCCCCCTGCGGCATGAAGCCCTGCACTTTTAAAGATTACAGACTGACTCTAACTTTCTATTCCAAGATCTTCGGAGGTTCAAACACCCCCGGCTGTGGCATAGGCTGAGGCTCTCCTTGCTTGATACACGCCACGAATCGCGGCTTGACTGTTTTAGAGCCAAGTTGACTCAGATATCAGTTGGCAGCCGCAGGTTGAAATGAGGAAACAGAGGAGAACCAAGAGGCCACCACAGCGGTATAGACCGGGTGCAAAAGTTTGTGGAAAGTTCGTGATTGTGGGACGCAACTGTAAGAGGCGTGTGGGCGCTGCTGACTAGATTGGCGTATGCACCCTAATAAAACCCTATCCAAACCCATGTTGAGCGGCACATTCGTTCGTCATCTCTCGGTTGGCCTGATTTCCTCGGCTCTCCTGTTGGGCGGAGCGCAGGCCGCCACCATCAAGCTGGCAACCATCAGCCCGCTCAGTGGGAGCCTCACGGCCATCGGGTCAGAGGTCAAGCGCGGTGCAGAGTTGGCCGTGCAGGAGCAGGCCAAAGCATTCAAGGCGCTGGGGCACGATCTGGTCTTGGCACCGTTCGACGATCAGGCGTCGGCCACGTTGGGCACGCAAATTGCCGGAACAGTGCTGGCCGATAAAAACATCCTGGGCGTGGTGGGGGCACTGAATTCCAGCGTATCTAACGTGGTCGCTGCCGCTTTTGCGCCGGGCAAACTGGCCATGATTTCGCCTGCCAGCACCAACGACCAACTGACGCGCAACAACTGGATGCACTTTAGCCGCGTGGTGTCGGCTGACAGCGCACAGGGCGTGGCCGCTGCCAACTACATTGCCGACGAACTGAAAGCCACCAGCGTCTACGTTATTTCCGACAATACGGCCTATGGCAACGGCCTGACCAAAGTGCTCCTGACCAACCTGACCAAGCGCAAAGTAAAGGTGGCGGACTACACAGGCGCGTCTACTCCTGCCCAAATCGCCGAAGTGATTAAGAAAGTGAAGACCAGCAAAGCCAACGTGGTCTACTTTGGCGGCACCGACGACACAGGCGCGGCGCTGGTGAAGGGACTGCGTACCGCTGGTGTCAAGGCCACTTTTATGGGCGGCGACGGTCTGGATTCGCCCAGCTTTCTCAAGCGTGCCGGAAT from Deinococcus sp. QL22 harbors:
- a CDS encoding branched-chain amino acid ABC transporter substrate-binding protein — encoded protein: MHPNKTLSKPMLSGTFVRHLSVGLISSALLLGGAQAATIKLATISPLSGSLTAIGSEVKRGAELAVQEQAKAFKALGHDLVLAPFDDQASATLGTQIAGTVLADKNILGVVGALNSSVSNVVAAAFAPGKLAMISPASTNDQLTRNNWMHFSRVVSADSAQGVAAANYIADELKATSVYVISDNTAYGNGLTKVLLTNLTKRKVKVADYTGASTPAQIAEVIKKVKTSKANVVYFGGTDDTGAALVKGLRTAGVKATFMGGDGLDSPSFLKRAGIAGAGVVYTTGFGPVSAFSNALTFTNKYQAAYGAKPSGVAVYAYDAANVMLDAMKNALKTVGTVPTRVQVSEAVRKVNLPACFDGDTSSCVTITGAVGFSSSGERMRSRLLIMKFDNLLQAQVAKIQIVNAESLK
- a CDS encoding HpcH/HpaI aldolase/citrate lyase family protein; the protein is MPVLIPVSTLDPWALGASLYAPATRDDLVQLGTDKYPHLSSLIYCTEDAVREEDVPRALANLTLALPDLPPIVTALSGTGASRTGPLRLIRARNPEVLAQLLTLDLRGISGFVLPKTHDGNLASYMRLLNREEHAHLSVLLTLETREALSEHRMACLRDLIFQESWQHRIACLRIGGNDLMHALGVRRTPGRTLYEGPLERVISMLIGVFKPYGFMLSSPVYEVFEDLTTLAREVQQDLEYGLSGKTIIHPVQLSTVLNGYRVTEGDLQEAHAILAEDAPAVFKMNGRMCEPATHSRWAHDILIRAERYGTLPPLRHEALHF
- a CDS encoding HAD-IIB family hydrolase, translated to MTSPQTNTIVAFADLDDTLFQTLRKLPGVDPDTLTPATVNTRGEVHSFCTPAQAELLRRLACGGVTVIPVTGRDLAAMARVTLPFTSWRIVDHGLTLVAPGGEVDAEWAGHVRERLHDLQDALTAATAHLEAYAARLGCRLTRHHAHDLPFMTVLKHPDAHAEALEELQVRWEAFLTDQGVESLKIIANANNVSVLPRSLGKLEAVQHLRQRHFPDAVLTLGLGDSLSDLAFMSACDFAVTPPRGQILRAVNAANLPQR
- a CDS encoding phosphoribosyltransferase domain-containing protein, producing MTVSPELNMQEVVLPSGTLKLRLEAATAPLNDLLTYAVRRNPKRGFLFVSRVLGKHIPIAPDVAARTYRTLVAALPPLHAPHFIGLAETATALGEGVFRAWLEATPGKTGTFQHTTRYHTQAPLLLRFDEPHSHAPAHLVYDPGPAARAATELVLVDDELSTGTTLQNLATAWLELHPHVSRVVLVSLTDWCPRRRELAESLGVPVDFVSLTRGEFSFAPDLTWQPAALPAVVGNGADKTALLSAQSARYGHLTDSPTLNTLGLTVHPTDRVLVLGTGEYQYPAFALAQQIAPRVASCLWNATTRSPILPGLAILHTLTFADNVSDGISNYVYNVDPGAYSRILVGYEGACLPDPALMAALGPHAQAVRLSP
- a CDS encoding ATP-grasp domain-containing protein, which gives rise to MTSAQLTALEGAPYEVWASHTDPDHGMLAAAPYTFLEPKGLLGDDYAAWLLAACTERGIGVVVPGKERERLGHWQPAFAEAGIALIVPADEATQRHLERKDEFLRAWDTAILPIPRWTTFEDSASFEDGLKALKLDGVRLCVKPARGIYASGFRVLMERPDLNSFLKGELYQMSVAAAREMFASGELPTMLLMHTLEGAERSIDCVAWQGRLIRAVVRRKGEHGQRLEHRPDLVAAAQKIAQTYNLSGIFNFQTKDDGLRVPHMLEINARASGGLRYSMAAGINFPRLLLDAATGTLNWNTLPAVRTGLSVAEDKVVRVMGTAELAEPEVELG
- a CDS encoding cysteine protease StiP domain-containing protein, with the translated sequence MTPKPDTLLTPSTLAHTLPAADAEVHLRAAQPHLVSVQEKETLLRAGVSYGTLLTPEGVPTEVQTAAYRAALIRNGERVGALLASLTAEILATYSQPVLVSLARAGTPVGCAMRRLARRWGSELPHHTLSIIRGSGIDGVALQAVRRQHPHGQLIFVDGWTGKGSIYEALVGSLPADIPTRLAVLSDPAGVALHAATHDDLLLPHAALNASVCGLLSRTFVTEEGGLHAARIEEQLRGHDHTAEYLEALDTLTTPFTLEFHLPVGPRPQRPYDRVTALAATLGVTDPHLVKPSVGEATRVFLRRQPAHLMLREAEHPDTLHLQALAEAAQVPVSIHPTLPYLAAALIAAALIHPGGS